GCGAAAGCCGGGTGCCGCCCCAACATAGCCAGCGATGTTCTCTCGCAGCTCGGCTTCATCGTCGACGATTGAAACAGTGATTGGCGCTTGCATGGTTCAATTCAGGTTCTTGCCAGCGGAACGGAAAACGTCACGACGGTTCCTTTGCCCGGTTCGCTTTTCATGTCAAATCGTCCGCCTACCACATCCAATCTCGCCTGCATGTTCCGCAACCCATTGCCTCGGCGGCTGGAAGCCCCGGCAGAGGGGGTCGCGGCAAGGGATGCAAACGCTTGCTCGACTTCAAAGCCACGGCCGTTGTCAGCAACGCGGATCGTGAACCGGCCGCCTTCCACGTACATGTCGATTTGAATGCGTGATGCTTCGCCGTGTTTCAAGGCGTTGTTCAAGGATTCTTCGAATGCGAGAAACAGGTTGTGGCGCACCTCAGCCGAAAGCGGGTGATCGGGCAGGCCCCGTGCAATCCGCAGCTCGCATTGCACCGACGTGTTCTGCAGGTACTCCGTCGCATACTGCCCCAGGTATGCGGCGAGGTGCTCCAGCGTGTCATTGTGGGGATTCACCGCCCAGACAATTTCGTCCAGCGATTGAAGCAAATCCCGCGAAGTCCGCGCAATGGAATCCAGCTTTTCGGCGACGCGCTCGTTGCCGTCGGCTTCACCCTTGGCGCGTTCGCTCATGAAAGAAATCTTCGTCAGCTTGGATCCAATTTCGTCGTGCATGTCCTGCGCAATGCGCATGCGTTCGCGCTCCATCGCTTGTTGCTGCGCGAGCGCGGCGAGGCGTCGTCGAAAGCGGCGGTTGGAAACGATCCGAACGGAGCAAGCCACTCCCACGACACCGGCAAGAGAGTAGAACCCGATTGCCCATGCTGTTCGCCACAATGGAACAGGAATTTCGAAATCAAAAACCGCTTCGTCTGCAAACCACGCATCGTCCTGCAATCCGGCCTGCACCCGAAACGTATAGCGGCCATACGGAAGACGGCCGTATTCAACGTATCGGGAACCTCCACCACTGCGCACCCATCCAGGATCAAAGCCATCCAGCCGATGCCTGAATCTGATTTTCTCAGGTTCGGAGAAACGGAGGGCGGTGAATTGGATCCTGAGCGACTGCAGATCAGAGGCGAGCCTGACCGTGCGCGCGTGATTGGTTGTCAACGTGGCGCCATTCACTGTTTCCCAAGGCAACGCCGTGTTATTGACTGCAACCTCCTCGATCAGGATGGGCGGCTTCACGCGATCCAGCATCGCTGAACGCAAATCAAAGACAGCAATGCCGCCAGCCAGCGCGAACCAAAGTTCGCCCGCACCTGTTCGCACCGCTTTCGGCCAGCCGAAATTCGGCCCAGTGGCAGAGATGGTTTCCGAACGGTAAATCAGTTGCGGTCGCACTGCCGAAACCCCCGCAAGCGCTGAACTGATCTCGTGTCGATTCAACCGGTAGACGGCATTCGCCGTGCTCAGCCAAAGATCGCCCACTCGATCGTGCACGATTCCCCAGATCGCATGCTCGGGATTTCCTGGATTGATATCCCAGCTCTTGAACCGGCCGTTTGCAAGGCAGCCGAGCTGGCCGAAGGACGTTCCCACCCAAAGCCGCCCCTCTTCGTCGACATGCATGGAGCGAATTGCCTTTCCGTCGAATGCGGGCGGATCCGTCATGGGATGAAACAAGCCATTCGTCCCGGAGAAAACCCCGCCATTCGCGTATCCTACCCACAGCTCACCTGCAGGCGTTGTAAGAATTGTCGTCACCGGTTCGGCCGGCAGTCCTTCCTCGATTCCATAGGTTGCCGGCTGAGCTCCAATTTCAAAACGGTGCACTGTTCCCGACGCGGTGCCGGCCCAGATGGCTCCCGCGACATCAGCAGCGACTGCAAAAACGCGATCGTCAGAAAGCCCATGTGCGGTGGTGAATCGGGTGGCTGCCGCCCCCGCAAAACGGAACAGGCCGGCGCCTGGCGTTGCCACCCACAAACTCGAATCCTCGGCCACGGCGAGCGACGACACCATGGTCTGAAACGGCACGCTGTTTTCATTGGCAAATATTTGGAGGTTCTCGGCCGTTCCCCAAAAAATTCCGCCTCGTTCGAATCCCGCCCACGCGCGTCCGTCCGCGATGGCCAGGCTGTTCGCAGGCCTGTCCGGAAGGCCGCTGCCAGCGGTCAGGAGCCGCATGTTCCGGCGTTGGAGGCGGGCGAGGCCGCTGCCGTGCGTTGCCAGCCACAGGTTCCCCTCTCGATCCTCACACAGCGCCCGAACATCGCTATCCAGGCCGCCCGAACCCAGGGACACGGGCACAAATTGATTATCGGCAAAACAATAGAGGCCCTTTCCGCTGGTCCCAATCCAGAGCTCGCCACCGCTGCCCTCGCACAAGCTCCAGATGCGGGTGGACGAGGTTAGATTGCCGCTGCCGAAATGGTTGAGATGCTTTCCTTCGTTGAGATTGACCAGGTAAGTGTCGCCGAACGCCCAGAGATTTCCCTGTCTGTCCTCATAAACGCCAAGGGACTCCGGGCTGCGGCCCGGGCTGTCTGTCTGAAACGGAAAGGCATTGATGCGTCCATCCTTGAACTGGCAAATCCCGCCACGCGTCGTGATCCAAACCGTTCCGGAACGCGCGCCACTGACATTAGTCACGAAGTCGTTCGGCAGCCCATCGGCCGTGCTGTAGCGGATAATTTGTTCCCCGTGAACCCTATACAACCCGTTCGGCGTGGCGATCCAGATTCCGCCCTGCGTATCCTGAGCGATGCTGTTGATCGTCCGTTCGAGCAGGCGTTTGCCCGGTTGAAACCGCCGAACCTCGCCTTCAGCAAAAACCAGCAATCCGTCCCGTTGCGTTCCGATCCAAAGGCGTCCTGAACCGTCTTCGCACAACGAAGTGACATTCACCGCCGTCGTGAACGGAACAAACCGCACGCCGTCGAAACGTGCAAGTCCTGAAGCTGTCCCAACCCACAGGTAGCCGTCCTTGGCCTGGAGTACGGAAGTTACGATGTCATCAGGCAGGCCCTTCTTCTTGTCCCACATCGTTACGGTCAAATCCTGCGGCAACAATGGGACAGGCGCCCCCCCTGCCCAGGAGGGAACGCAGAACAGCGAAAGCAAGATGCAAAGGCGAAACATCATGACCACGAAGCAGCCGAGTGACGTGGCTGCATCGCGTCACACTATCGACCACTACCGTTGGCGCGCCAGTGCAAAGGGCAGGCTGCGACGGCGGGATGCGCAAACACCTTGCCGCGGATGCCGCACCTTCCTGCAGCAAAGGGTCCGCTAGCGCAGGAGATCCATCGCTGATCCTGGCCGAGCGTCCTTGCCCGCGCCCCATTTGTAATCCGGCGCCGATGTCATTTCGAAGATCACCTCACCGCCTTCTGCGATTTGATCATGGGTGAGGAAATTTTTCTGCAGAGCAGCGCCGTTAACCGTGGCTCCTCGGATATAGGGGCGCTGCGGTCCATTGCCGCGCGCTGTCACTGAGAAAGTTTTTCCATTTGGCAACTGAATGACAGCCCGATCGAACAACGGGCTTCCGATCACGTATTCCGTTGTTCCAGGAGTGACGGGATAAAAACCGAGCGCGCTGAAAACATACCAGGCCGACATCTGGCCCGTATCTTCATCACCGCACAAACCGTCAGAGGTCGCATGATAAAGACGGCTCATGACTTCGCGTGCACGGGCCTGCGTTTTCCACGGCTGCCCCACGTAGTTATACAGGTAGATCA
The nucleotide sequence above comes from Verrucomicrobiia bacterium. Encoded proteins:
- a CDS encoding two-component regulator propeller domain-containing protein; translation: MMFRLCILLSLFCVPSWAGGAPVPLLPQDLTVTMWDKKKGLPDDIVTSVLQAKDGYLWVGTASGLARFDGVRFVPFTTAVNVTSLCEDGSGRLWIGTQRDGLLVFAEGEVRRFQPGKRLLERTINSIAQDTQGGIWIATPNGLYRVHGEQIIRYSTADGLPNDFVTNVSGARSGTVWITTRGGICQFKDGRINAFPFQTDSPGRSPESLGVYEDRQGNLWAFGDTYLVNLNEGKHLNHFGSGNLTSSTRIWSLCEGSGGELWIGTSGKGLYCFADNQFVPVSLGSGGLDSDVRALCEDREGNLWLATHGSGLARLQRRNMRLLTAGSGLPDRPANSLAIADGRAWAGFERGGIFWGTAENLQIFANENSVPFQTMVSSLAVAEDSSLWVATPGAGLFRFAGAAATRFTTAHGLSDDRVFAVAADVAGAIWAGTASGTVHRFEIGAQPATYGIEEGLPAEPVTTILTTPAGELWVGYANGGVFSGTNGLFHPMTDPPAFDGKAIRSMHVDEEGRLWVGTSFGQLGCLANGRFKSWDINPGNPEHAIWGIVHDRVGDLWLSTANAVYRLNRHEISSALAGVSAVRPQLIYRSETISATGPNFGWPKAVRTGAGELWFALAGGIAVFDLRSAMLDRVKPPILIEEVAVNNTALPWETVNGATLTTNHARTVRLASDLQSLRIQFTALRFSEPEKIRFRHRLDGFDPGWVRSGGGSRYVEYGRLPYGRYTFRVQAGLQDDAWFADEAVFDFEIPVPLWRTAWAIGFYSLAGVVGVACSVRIVSNRRFRRRLAALAQQQAMERERMRIAQDMHDEIGSKLTKISFMSERAKGEADGNERVAEKLDSIARTSRDLLQSLDEIVWAVNPHNDTLEHLAAYLGQYATEYLQNTSVQCELRIARGLPDHPLSAEVRHNLFLAFEESLNNALKHGEASRIQIDMYVEGGRFTIRVADNGRGFEVEQAFASLAATPSAGASSRRGNGLRNMQARLDVVGGRFDMKSEPGKGTVVTFSVPLART